TCGAGCTGATCAAGCGCCGCTTGAACCCCGGCGAGAACCCCAGCGCTGAAGCCCTGGCGGATCAACGCACGGCCCGCCAGGTGCTGGCCAAGGCGCTGAATGAATTGCTGGTGATGCTGCATCCCCTGATGCCCCACCTCTGCGAGGAGCTCTGGCATGGCCTCAACGGCGAGCTGGAGGAGACGTTCCTGGCGCTGCAGCCCTGGCCGACCCTCGACGTCTCGGCCCTGGATGACGACCTAGAGGCGTCTTTCGCCGACTTGATTGAGGCGATTCGCGTGGTGCGCAACCTGCGGGCGGTGGCAGGCCTGAAGCCCAGCCAGAGCGTTCCGGTGCGGTTCGTGACCGGCCGCAGTGCCTTGGCGTCGGTGCTCAGTGCCGCCACCGCGGACATCACGGCCTTGACCCGCGCGGAGCGGGTGGAGGTACTCGACCCCGCCGCCGCTGAGGCCAATCCCGCCGCGAAGGCCCTGGCCGGGGTGAGCGGTGAACTGCAGGTGTTGCTGCCGATCGACGGTCTGGTGGATCTCGATGCGCTGCGGGGCCGCCTGGAGAAGGACATCGCCAAGGCGGAGAAGGAGATCAAGGGGCTCTCGGGTCGCCTCTCCAATCCCAACTTCGCCTCGAAGGCTCCCCCTGAGGTGGTGGCGGAGTGCCAGGCCAACTTGGCGGAGGCGGAGGCCCAGGCGGAGCTGGCCCGCAAGCGCCTGGTCGACCTGGGTTGATGGACTGGCAGAGCTGGCTCCCGGTTCTGCAGTCCCCCGCGGGGGCCCTGCTGTTCATCCCTCTCTATGCGGTTTGGGTGACGTTGCTGTTGCCGGGGGTCTGGGCGTCGATGTTGGCCGGCGCCTTGTACGGCACGTGGTGGGGCAGCTTGATCGTCTTCATTGGGGCCTGCCTCGGGGCTGAAGCGGCCTTTTTGCTGGGACGGACCTGGCTGCGCGGTTGGGCGATGGGCCGGCTTGAGGCGTTCCCCAAGCTGCAGGCGGTGGAGCAGGCGGTCAGCCGTGAAGGCTTGAAGCTGGTCCTTCTGACTCGCCTCTCGCCAGCGTTTCCGTTCTCCTTGCTCAACCTGGCCTATGGCCTGAGCGAGGTCAGCCTGCGCGATTACACGCTTGGTCTGATCGGGATCATCCCCGGCACGATCCTGTTCTGCGGCTTGGGGGCCCTCGCCGGTGATGTGGCCCGCTTCGGTGACGTGCTGAGCGGTGAGGCGGATCCCTTCACCTGGACCCTCCGGGTGGTGGGGATTGCCGCCACGGTGGCCTCGGTCTGGCTGGTGGGCCGGGCCGCCCAGCGGGCCCTCAAGGCGGCTCAGCCATCCGATTGATCCGGTAGGCGCCAGTCCCGCAGCGCCGCAATCAGCACGAACCAGCCCAGCCGCAGTTTGGCGAGGGGGCCGGGGCGCTGGGCGAGATCGGCGTACTTGGCCCGGCCGCATTCGGTTTTGATCCAGCGGTGGACGGCGGGTTGGCTCATGGGACGAGGAGGGCTTGCAGGCTGGCTTCGTCGAGCACGGGGATCCCCAGGCTCTCCGCTTTGCTCAGCTTGCTGCCGGCTTCCTCGCCCGCCACGACGTAGCTGGTTTTTTTGCTGACCGAGCCGGTGACCTTGCCTCCGGCGGCCTCGATCAGGGCCTGGGCCTGGGAGCGGCTGAGGCTGGGCAGGGTGCCGGTGAGCACGAAGGTTTGGCCGGCCAGTGGGGCAGGGCCGCTCGGCTCGGGCTGCTCCTCGTCGGCGCTGGCCAGGCTGAAGCCCAGGCGCTCCAGGCTCGTGAGCAGCTCCTGGTTGGCGCCGGTGGAGAACCATTGCTGGAGGCTTTGGGCGATCTCGCCGCCGATGCCGTAGACGGCGGTGATCGCTTCGGGGGTCTCCGTGGCGGCGGTGGCCAGGTCCGCCGCGCTGGGGAAGGCCTTGGCGAGAGCTTTGGCGTTGACCTCGCCCACGTGGTGAATGCCGAGGCCGTAGAGCTGCCGGTGCCAGGGCTGTTGCTTGGACTGGGCCAGGGCGGCCACGAGGTTCTCGGCGCTCTTGCTGCCCATGCGCTCCAGGCTGCAGAGCAGGGCCCCATCCAGCCGGTAGAGGTCGGCGATGGAGCCCACCAGGCCGCGGTCCACCAGTTGTTCAATCAACTTGCTGCCCAGGCCATCGACATCAAGGGCGCCCTTGCTGACCCAGTGGCGCAGCGCGCCGCGGAGGATCGCAGGGCAGCTGCTGTTCACGCAGCGGGTGGCGGCTTCCCCTTCTTCGCGGACCAGTTCCGAGCCGCATTCCGGGCAGGTGTGGGGGAGTTCCAGTCGCTGGGATCCAGCGGGGCGCAGCTCCGGCAGGACCCGGACCACCTCTGGAATGATTTCGCCGGCCTTGCGCACGACGATGGTGTCGCCGGCGTGGAGATCAAGCTCCACCAGGCGATCGGCGTTGTGGAGGGTGGCCCGACTGACGCTGGTGCCGGCGAGGGGCACGGGTTCAAATTCGGCCACCGGGGTGATCACGCCGGTGCGTCCCACTTGGCAGCTGAGCCGCAGCAGTTTGCTGGGGGCCTCCTCGGCCGGGTATTTCAAGGCGATGGCCCAGCGGGGAGCCTTCTGGGTGAAGCCCGCACTGTCTTGGAGCCTGAGGTCGTTGAGCTTCACGACGACGCCATCGGTGGCGTAGTTCAGCTGGCGACGGCCCTCGTCCCACTGCTCAAAGAAAGCCGCGACCGCCCCTAAATCGGGAAGCAGGGCGGCATTCGGATTGACCTTGAAGCCGGCCCGTTTGAGCCACTCCAGGGCGTCCCACTGACTGCCGGGGCCGTCCGTCCAGTCCTCGGGGAGGTGCAGGGTGTAGGCGAAGAAGTCGAGCTTGCGCGCGGCGACCACCTTGGGATCCAGTTGCCGCAGGGTGCCGGCGCAGGCGTTGCGGGGGTTGGCGAAGAGGGCCTCGCCGCGGGCCTGACGCTCGCTGTTGATGGCCGCAAAGGTGCCGTCGGGGATCAGGGCCTCGCCGCGCACCTCCAGCCAGGCCGGTGGGTTCTCCAGCTGCAACCGCAGCGGGACCGAGGCGATCGTGCGGACATTGGCGGTGATCTCCTCCCCTTGCTCGCCGTCGCCGCGGGTGGCCGCCCGCACCAGGACGCCGTTCTCGTAGCTGAGGGCGAGGGCGTTGCCGTCGATCTTCAGCTCACCGACCATCGGCAGCGCGGTGCCCGGCTCGCGATCGAGCACCTTGAGCAGTCGGCCGTACCAGGCCTCGAGCTCGCTGGTGTTGAAGGCGTTGTCGAGGCTGAGCAGGCCGATGCGGTGGCGCACGCTGCTGAAGCCCGCCGCCGGTGCTCCCCCGACGCGCTGGGTGGGGCTATCGGCGCTGATCAGGCTGGGGTCGGCGCTCTCCAGATCCAGGAGCTCGCGATAGAGGCGGTCGTAGACCGCGTCCTCCATCAAGGGGGCATCGAGCACGTAGTAAGCGTGCGCGGCTTGGTTCAGAAGGGCACGCAGTTCGCTGGCGCGTGTCTGGGGCTCGCTGGTCACGGCAGGGCGTGATCAGGCAGCGGCCATCTTTTGAATGCGATCAACTTTCCAGTCGTCCTCGACCTTCACGAAGGTGAAGTCCAGGGGCAGCTCGGCGTTGTCTTCGGCCTTGAGCTTCACGGTCAGGGTGATTTGGTCCTCCTGGATGCGGGGACGCCCGGACTTGAGGTTGCGGTACTTGTTCAGCTGCAGGCCAGCCAGGAAGCGAATGAACTGCTGCCGGTTCACGTGGGAGCGGTAGTTCTTCGTGGTCAGCAGGTAGGCGGCGTCAATGCGGCCGGAGGCCACCTGGGTGAAGAACTGCTTGATTACGGGATTGATGCCCCGGGCTTCCAGCACCAGCTTGACGGCGCTGATGGTCCAGTACAGGAGCAGGGCCCCGGCGCCAGCCAACAGGGCTTTGGTGCCGATCTGAGAAATCAGGGCCGTATTGAGGTCCATCGCGCCCGGGACGAGTACATGCGGCTCATGAGTCTGACTGACGGGCCCGTCAGAATGCGGCGTAGCCGTCCAGCTCCTCCGGCGTGCCCCTCGCACCGCTGCTGCCGCTTTATCACCGCCTCAACCGCGAGCACTTCGAGGGTTCCCTGGCCAGCGCCGATGGGACCAGCCTGGTGAGCGTGCGTTGGAGCGATGGACGCATGCGGCGCAGCGCCGGTCTGTATCGCTATGGCCCCGGTGTCAGCGAGATCGTTCTCTCGCGACCCCTGCTCGAACCGCTGCCCCTGGAGGCCTGCCTCAGCACGCTCTGCCACGAGATGATCCACGCCTGGATCCATTGGGTGGTGCGGGCCGACGAGGTCCACGGTCCCCACTTCCGGGCGCGGATGGCGGCCATTAATGGGGCGCAGCAGGAGTTTCAAGTCAGCGTCCGCCACAGTTTTCCGGTGCCGGCGCAACCGGCGAAGTGGCTGGCCCGTTGCCCGGGCTGCGGTTTGCAGTCCCCCTATCGCCGCCGCCGCCAGGGGGTGGCCTGCCGGCGCTGCTGCGATCGCTTTGAAGGGGGCCGTTGGAGCGCCCGTTTCCAGCTGGTCTTCGAGCGCTCCGCCGCCTAAGTTCCGCCCATGGCCACGGTTCTTTGGGTTTGGCAGCTCAGCGGCGTCTCGATCGCCCTGCTGGGCCTTGGGCGTGAGCGCTGGTTGCGTGCCCGCCGCTTGGGCCGGGGCTAGGTCTCACTAGCCTGAGTTGATGCGCGACTCCTACGACGACTGGTCCTCCGAGCGGCCCGAGCGCCCGGCGTACCGCCGTGGGGAGCGAGGCCTGGACCAACGGATGGACCAGTGGGTGTCAGCGGGTCGCCAGTTCGTCGATGGTGTCTCCGGCGCCCGTCCCGGTGGTCGTCGCGCTTCATCAGGCCTGCGCCTGGATCAGGTCGGACGTTGGGTGGAGGACAAGATCGATTGGCTGCTGGAGGACGATGACGGCTGGCGGGAGTCCTGGGAAGAGCCTGCGTCGCCAGCCCAGAGCCGTCGTCAACCCTTAGACGCGATCTCCCGCCGGGGCCGATCCGTTCGCCCCCCTGTTCGCGTTGAGGCTCAGCCGCAGCCCAGTGTCCCGGCGTCGGCCCAAGAACCTGCCGAGCCCGATGCTTGGCCGGAAGACGACAGCTTCACGCTGAACCGCTGGAAGCGCGAGACCAGCCCACGGATGCCGGATCCCACGCGTTCGGATCGCTCCAGTTCAAATCGAGCCGGTTCAGATCGAACCAGCTCAGATCGAACAGTGGAGGTCGTTGATCCTCAGCCGTTCGATGCCGGCCTGGGCAGGTCGTTGCCCCGCTCAACCCGGCGGCGGTCACGCTGAACCTGGTGCTTGGAGCGCCGGGTTCGGGCTCTCCGTTCTTGGACCTGGAAGGGACAGCCCTGCTCGCGCAGTTGGGCGTTCACGGGTGCAATTAATTCGCGAGGAACGTCCTCGGCCATTTGCTCGACGCTGGTGCTGATCGAGGCGCAGCCGTCGGAGAGCAGTTCAAGGAGGGAGGCCCACTGCTCGACGAGGGTGGGCTGGGGCGGACTGGTGCTGGTGTGGGGCCGTCTGCGTGAGCGGCTCCTGAGGGGAATCACGGTCATGACCATCGCTTGCGTTAGGTCAATCATCCCGCCAGCACACCTAGGCGCAACCTGTCAACCCTTTTCTGGTTCAACTCGTAACACCTGCAAGAAAATGTTATGGAGTTTTGTGTTCTGCGGGGCCGAGCCAGCGCTCCAGAAGCGGTGAGAAGACTTCTCGGATCACGGTGAGCTCCCGGCCGCCGCGGAAAAAGCGGTAGTGCCGGCTCCAGTAGGGGCCGGCCATGCCAAATCCGTCCTCCAGCCAGGGGGCCTGCACGCGCGCAAGGCCATCCACCTCCCGGTAGAGCTCGGCGCGGTTCGCGGTGAGGCTCGTCCAGATCGGCTGGTTGCGGGCCTGCAGATGGCGCTCCGCTTGCTGCTGGTTCCACCAGCTCTCGGCCCAGGCCAGGGTGAGGGGGCCGCAGCGCAGCCAGA
This DNA window, taken from Synechococcus sp. LTW-R, encodes the following:
- a CDS encoding TVP38/TMEM64 family protein encodes the protein MDWQSWLPVLQSPAGALLFIPLYAVWVTLLLPGVWASMLAGALYGTWWGSLIVFIGACLGAEAAFLLGRTWLRGWAMGRLEAFPKLQAVEQAVSREGLKLVLLTRLSPAFPFSLLNLAYGLSEVSLRDYTLGLIGIIPGTILFCGLGALAGDVARFGDVLSGEADPFTWTLRVVGIAATVASVWLVGRAAQRALKAAQPSD
- the ligA gene encoding NAD-dependent DNA ligase LigA, with translation MTSEPQTRASELRALLNQAAHAYYVLDAPLMEDAVYDRLYRELLDLESADPSLISADSPTQRVGGAPAAGFSSVRHRIGLLSLDNAFNTSELEAWYGRLLKVLDREPGTALPMVGELKIDGNALALSYENGVLVRAATRGDGEQGEEITANVRTIASVPLRLQLENPPAWLEVRGEALIPDGTFAAINSERQARGEALFANPRNACAGTLRQLDPKVVAARKLDFFAYTLHLPEDWTDGPGSQWDALEWLKRAGFKVNPNAALLPDLGAVAAFFEQWDEGRRQLNYATDGVVVKLNDLRLQDSAGFTQKAPRWAIALKYPAEEAPSKLLRLSCQVGRTGVITPVAEFEPVPLAGTSVSRATLHNADRLVELDLHAGDTIVVRKAGEIIPEVVRVLPELRPAGSQRLELPHTCPECGSELVREEGEAATRCVNSSCPAILRGALRHWVSKGALDVDGLGSKLIEQLVDRGLVGSIADLYRLDGALLCSLERMGSKSAENLVAALAQSKQQPWHRQLYGLGIHHVGEVNAKALAKAFPSAADLATAATETPEAITAVYGIGGEIAQSLQQWFSTGANQELLTSLERLGFSLASADEEQPEPSGPAPLAGQTFVLTGTLPSLSRSQAQALIEAAGGKVTGSVSKKTSYVVAGEEAGSKLSKAESLGIPVLDEASLQALLVP
- a CDS encoding SprT family zinc-dependent metalloprotease, which gives rise to MPLAPLLPLYHRLNREHFEGSLASADGTSLVSVRWSDGRMRRSAGLYRYGPGVSEIVLSRPLLEPLPLEACLSTLCHEMIHAWIHWVVRADEVHGPHFRARMAAINGAQQEFQVSVRHSFPVPAQPAKWLARCPGCGLQSPYRRRRQGVACRRCCDRFEGGRWSARFQLVFERSAA
- a CDS encoding chorismate lyase, which encodes MLSSPQQATELWPSPQPLWQAAPEAVAAGLCSDASSDGPQLSGPWRLLLLGDGSPTRHLQSLTGQPVQVEVIAMQADQQVASEAPQEVEELEPPLLRRQVWLRCGPLTLAWAESWWNQQQAERHLQARNQPIWTSLTANRAELYREVDGLARVQAPWLEDGFGMAGPYWSRHYRFFRGGRELTVIREVFSPLLERWLGPAEHKTP